From a region of the Halorussus caseinilyticus genome:
- a CDS encoding RPA12/RPB9/RPC11 RNA polymerase family protein codes for MQFCDECGSMMHTEGETWVCRSCENEELRDSQAEAAMAIKDGQQNDGAPAVADATQGSSETMQEPCPADDCDSDRAYYEMMPKPGGSYEVRLFTCVECGYKWRES; via the coding sequence ATGCAATTCTGTGACGAGTGTGGTTCGATGATGCACACGGAGGGCGAGACGTGGGTGTGTCGCTCCTGTGAGAACGAGGAGTTGCGGGACTCGCAAGCAGAAGCGGCGATGGCAATCAAGGATGGACAGCAGAACGACGGGGCACCCGCCGTGGCCGACGCGACCCAAGGCTCCAGCGAGACGATGCAGGAGCCCTGCCCGGCGGACGACTGCGACAGCGACCGGGCCTACTACGAGATGATGCCGAAGCCGGGCGGCTCCTACGAGGTTCGACTATTCACCTGCGTCGAGTGCGGCTACAAGTGGCGCGAGTCCTGA
- a CDS encoding helix-turn-helix domain-containing protein yields MASNLSNADAESETDVVRVEAAVEQVLNGVRVGLDGATAKTLDTLQLLATIEGPVSISELASDSDAAKSTVARHVTQLAEAGAVRTSAEGKTKQVELTLTGRLLLRTHAESM; encoded by the coding sequence GTGGCGTCGAACCTATCCAACGCCGACGCCGAGAGTGAGACCGATGTGGTCCGGGTGGAAGCGGCCGTCGAACAAGTCTTGAACGGCGTGCGGGTCGGACTTGACGGCGCGACCGCGAAGACGCTCGACACGTTGCAACTTCTCGCAACTATCGAGGGGCCAGTTTCGATTTCCGAGTTAGCGAGCGACAGCGACGCCGCGAAGAGTACAGTCGCCCGGCATGTGACGCAACTCGCGGAAGCAGGTGCAGTTCGGACTAGTGCAGAAGGGAAGACCAAGCAGGTCGAACTGACGCTCACCGGACGGCTACTCCTCCGAACGCACGCCGAGTCCATGTAA
- a CDS encoding proline-rich domain-containing protein produces the protein MNARSQQILAVAFSILIVTATVTPATAALDSPPAQSDDDLPSLSSFATTIAGHELFPDTPGNGNGNGPGNGNGPPKTTTATTTVGNQTTTTTPGQGPPENPGQGPPKNKTQGPPENPGQGPPENPGQGPPPHAGPPENRGPPSWVPNKGRDSNADKRGPPEWAKNGQAPPPVSNRSALRNRSEPLANATINVSLHGNASAADYRLAAIDALQTTEFDAPGSSADDHRRQALRELNESLDYVLDANRTTSAQLFERDKEASTPPQFAPSVTKLLVRSDERLAHTAIADADRLASTLRERNVSFDESAVEENISGARAAVDRAERFRARGQQHTAISQYRVAWIHAQQALDVLDLATTPNVTITTREDMPHEENVTYAVRGRVFDVRGHELALALSLNGANRTLNLSVNTTPGAIGTFETNVTLSRQVNRITVAATDPNRRWSPEYGGDNRTVGRDVLRLDGDGLPDFYELNVTGTDPLGPDSNASRTSFNESGNNVTDGAEDFDNDGETAAQAYWFDLDPLDNDTDGDRLRDGFELQFSGIDPLSPDTDNDTVRDSAEDLDNDSLSNRREQTAGTNPVENDTDSDTLGDAEELANGTDPLSPDTDSDGLTDPNEYELGTDPTVADTDGDGVLDGDETFSTTTENESVGASVNVTADGTTAATVTIQNETDDRIQTGTVANASASEVLDVDADAEFEEANLSIDYDEQAVGDESDLAVYTYDPELQTYVKLPSEVDAENDSVTGTTPHFSTFVAMNQTAWQNYMQSRAKPLPKYALNESFSDLSGWNCTGSCSASGGRAIIGPELISSQSAGDQTLARKLGIGTECYTTPDGEECAPPTGPDPTTTESSETTTADDPGTAPTDPEPEPDPPKDLGSAELAKSVSIPSDAVEVTFTMPIVAFAEESNASVEVVVSVGSETRTVLELSGEDGERTTDYEYIDETFENPSGQYVSVWVRKENLAGASPAFANIELKRDSDGDGLTNGLERLGVKTGTGRVSTDPYDADTDGDGITDGAEVADYIPRYVDGGYFDLESNPTKVDSDGDGLDDFEETYEERLVRYAGSSDDSKRFLAALHSGDDPGDYLTSQTVTTDAMRRDTDGDGIPDGKELELGTNPDGSDTDGDGVPDSEELDWGADPTLHDYQGPEIGVQEANFYKRSWSTKTTYQVVYSADDPSGVTMTELLKTGEVEKRYQWSENTHLGHSPSFSTGAKETILDGLAGATVKIRATDRHQNVRTKVAMERTNVWGSVAKELATEIDGSDTEIALGAGLLSGLSVGAGGTGRAIDSIVSNPYGFYQTLTQLISLARNLGLVHELLNSLPEQLVEDLKQKQQVNNPYDKQTESAEYESFKEGWYISYGFYYLASTLVGEKAKTAVKSTKTFSNLMERLESDGKLSEALGYMDAVKGRTTGRAKRVTFELGERAAKGSWHLSKKSGRRVVAGVKTAAGKYDARQRLGSLSDHTLAKIEGYSPETQRFVGPVLSRLGRDGEEFLEEADSDDVTQMMQMRRVMADGGRLTIDESRLWSYRLAKLVGSDEVSSDEYAKYLDNLEAMNHERREELVELTLESDSASAKDAVQFTNDYVRLRQVDRIDSDNVEDNLEDVYQLALTGDSGNFAGAAFEARYAASKADDVLAIEGDLKDIERIENRPGDIDVLTEENGERIGHELKSSSDKGEVGDIVEGYEELIDKGVVDDYRLVFKRDPSNELEQYMDSNGINYEVYTPEE, from the coding sequence ATGAACGCTCGGAGCCAGCAGATTCTCGCCGTCGCCTTCTCCATTCTCATCGTCACGGCGACGGTGACACCCGCCACCGCCGCACTCGACTCGCCACCCGCCCAATCCGACGACGACCTGCCGTCGCTCTCGTCGTTCGCCACCACCATCGCAGGCCACGAACTCTTCCCCGACACACCCGGCAACGGCAACGGAAACGGACCGGGGAATGGAAACGGACCGCCGAAGACCACCACCGCGACCACGACAGTCGGCAACCAGACGACCACGACCACGCCCGGCCAAGGACCCCCCGAGAATCCCGGACAGGGACCGCCAAAGAACAAAACGCAAGGCCCACCAGAGAACCCCGGACAGGGACCACCGGAGAATCCCGGTCAGGGGCCGCCACCGCACGCTGGACCACCGGAGAATCGCGGACCGCCGTCGTGGGTGCCGAACAAGGGCAGAGACTCGAACGCGGACAAACGCGGCCCGCCAGAATGGGCGAAAAACGGGCAAGCCCCGCCACCAGTCTCGAACCGCTCGGCGCTCCGTAATCGGAGCGAACCACTGGCGAACGCGACCATCAACGTCTCTCTCCACGGGAACGCCTCGGCCGCCGACTACCGACTCGCCGCCATCGACGCCCTCCAAACCACCGAGTTCGACGCGCCCGGTAGCTCCGCCGACGACCACCGCCGCCAAGCCCTCCGCGAACTCAACGAATCGCTCGACTACGTTCTCGACGCCAACCGCACCACCTCCGCACAGTTGTTCGAGCGCGACAAAGAAGCGAGTACACCCCCGCAGTTCGCGCCGAGCGTCACGAAACTACTGGTGCGGTCGGACGAGCGATTAGCTCATACGGCTATCGCGGACGCCGACCGTCTCGCTAGCACGCTCCGTGAGCGGAACGTCTCGTTCGACGAGTCGGCCGTCGAAGAGAATATCTCCGGAGCGCGCGCGGCGGTTGACCGCGCCGAGCGCTTCCGGGCGCGCGGCCAACAGCATACCGCCATCAGCCAGTACCGAGTCGCGTGGATTCACGCCCAGCAAGCCCTCGACGTACTCGACCTCGCTACGACGCCGAACGTCACCATCACCACCCGCGAGGACATGCCCCACGAGGAAAACGTCACCTACGCGGTCCGCGGCCGCGTCTTCGACGTTCGAGGCCACGAACTTGCGCTGGCGCTGTCGTTGAACGGCGCGAACCGGACGCTCAATCTGTCGGTGAACACCACGCCGGGCGCGATTGGGACCTTCGAGACGAACGTCACCCTCTCGCGGCAGGTCAACCGCATCACGGTCGCGGCAACCGACCCGAACCGGCGGTGGTCGCCGGAGTACGGCGGCGACAACAGGACGGTCGGGCGGGACGTGCTTCGACTCGACGGTGACGGGTTGCCGGACTTCTACGAGTTGAACGTCACGGGAACCGACCCGCTCGGCCCGGACAGCAACGCTTCGCGGACTTCGTTTAACGAGTCGGGCAACAACGTGACCGACGGGGCGGAGGACTTCGACAACGATGGAGAGACCGCCGCACAAGCCTACTGGTTCGACCTCGACCCGCTGGACAACGACACCGACGGCGACCGCCTGCGGGACGGCTTCGAACTCCAGTTCAGCGGTATCGACCCACTGTCGCCTGACACCGACAATGACACGGTTCGAGACTCGGCCGAAGACCTCGACAACGATTCGCTGTCGAACCGCCGCGAGCAGACCGCAGGGACGAATCCCGTGGAGAACGACACCGACAGCGACACCCTCGGCGACGCCGAGGAGTTGGCTAACGGGACCGACCCCTTGTCGCCCGACACCGACAGCGACGGCTTGACTGACCCCAACGAGTACGAGTTAGGGACGGACCCAACGGTCGCCGACACCGACGGCGACGGCGTGCTAGACGGCGACGAAACGTTCTCGACGACGACCGAAAACGAGTCCGTCGGCGCGAGCGTCAACGTCACCGCCGACGGCACCACTGCCGCGACCGTCACCATCCAGAACGAGACCGACGACCGGATTCAGACCGGAACGGTCGCCAACGCCTCCGCATCGGAAGTGTTGGACGTGGACGCGGACGCCGAGTTCGAGGAGGCGAATCTCTCCATCGACTACGACGAGCAAGCGGTCGGCGACGAGTCGGACTTAGCGGTCTACACCTACGACCCCGAACTACAGACGTACGTAAAACTCCCCTCGGAAGTGGACGCCGAGAACGACTCGGTGACGGGGACGACCCCCCACTTCTCGACGTTCGTCGCCATGAACCAGACCGCATGGCAGAACTACATGCAGTCACGCGCAAAACCTCTACCCAAATACGCGCTCAACGAGTCGTTCAGCGACCTCTCGGGGTGGAACTGCACGGGCTCGTGTTCGGCGAGTGGTGGCCGAGCAATCATCGGACCGGAACTCATCAGCTCTCAATCGGCTGGTGACCAAACTCTGGCACGCAAACTCGGGATTGGAACCGAATGTTACACCACCCCCGACGGCGAGGAGTGCGCACCGCCCACTGGACCAGACCCAACGACGACTGAATCATCGGAAACAACGACGGCTGACGACCCCGGCACTGCTCCAACCGACCCCGAACCCGAACCCGACCCGCCGAAGGACCTCGGGTCCGCGGAACTCGCTAAATCCGTCTCGATTCCGTCGGACGCGGTCGAAGTCACGTTCACGATGCCGATTGTGGCGTTCGCCGAAGAGTCGAACGCGAGCGTGGAAGTCGTGGTGTCGGTCGGGTCCGAGACCCGGACCGTCCTTGAGCTGTCGGGTGAAGACGGCGAGCGCACCACCGACTACGAGTACATTGACGAGACGTTCGAGAACCCCAGCGGACAATACGTGTCCGTATGGGTTCGTAAGGAAAACCTCGCCGGTGCGAGTCCGGCATTTGCGAACATCGAACTCAAACGCGACAGCGACGGCGACGGCCTGACGAACGGGTTAGAGCGACTCGGCGTCAAGACCGGGACCGGACGCGTGTCCACCGACCCGTACGACGCCGACACTGACGGCGACGGCATCACCGACGGCGCGGAAGTCGCGGACTACATCCCGCGGTACGTCGATGGCGGCTACTTCGACCTCGAAAGCAATCCGACGAAAGTCGATTCAGACGGCGACGGACTCGATGACTTCGAAGAGACTTACGAGGAGCGACTCGTCCGCTATGCGGGGTCGAGCGACGACTCCAAGCGGTTCTTAGCGGCACTGCACAGCGGCGACGACCCCGGTGACTACCTCACGTCCCAGACGGTGACGACCGATGCGATGCGTCGGGATACCGACGGCGACGGCATTCCGGACGGCAAGGAACTCGAACTCGGGACGAACCCCGACGGGTCCGACACCGACGGCGATGGCGTCCCGGACAGCGAAGAACTCGACTGGGGGGCCGACCCGACGCTCCACGACTATCAGGGGCCGGAAATCGGCGTGCAGGAAGCGAACTTCTACAAGCGTTCGTGGAGCACGAAGACGACCTATCAGGTGGTGTACTCCGCGGACGACCCGAGCGGGGTCACGATGACGGAGTTGCTGAAAACCGGCGAGGTCGAAAAACGCTACCAGTGGTCCGAAAATACGCATCTCGGCCACTCACCGTCGTTCTCGACGGGCGCGAAAGAGACGATTCTCGACGGACTAGCCGGAGCGACGGTGAAGATTCGGGCGACCGACCGCCACCAGAACGTGCGGACGAAAGTGGCGATGGAACGAACTAACGTCTGGGGGTCGGTGGCGAAGGAACTCGCCACCGAGATAGACGGCAGTGACACCGAAATCGCGCTCGGCGCAGGCCTGCTCTCCGGTCTCTCGGTGGGCGCGGGCGGAACGGGCCGCGCTATCGATTCGATTGTGAGCAATCCCTACGGGTTCTACCAGACGCTCACACAACTCATCTCGCTCGCTCGCAACCTCGGCCTCGTCCATGAACTCCTTAACTCGCTTCCGGAGCAACTGGTTGAGGACCTCAAACAGAAACAACAGGTGAACAATCCGTACGACAAGCAGACCGAGTCGGCGGAGTACGAGAGCTTCAAGGAAGGCTGGTATATCTCGTACGGCTTCTACTATCTCGCATCGACGCTGGTCGGCGAGAAGGCCAAGACCGCGGTCAAGAGTACGAAGACGTTCTCGAACTTGATGGAGCGGCTGGAGAGCGACGGGAAGTTGTCGGAAGCGCTCGGGTACATGGACGCGGTGAAGGGCCGGACGACCGGGCGTGCGAAACGGGTGACGTTCGAACTCGGCGAGCGAGCGGCGAAGGGAAGCTGGCACTTGAGCAAGAAGAGCGGACGCCGGGTGGTGGCGGGCGTGAAGACCGCCGCCGGGAAGTACGACGCACGCCAGCGACTCGGGAGTCTTAGTGACCATACGTTAGCGAAAATCGAGGGATATTCACCGGAGACACAGCGGTTCGTGGGACCAGTTCTGTCGCGTCTTGGTCGTGATGGCGAAGAGTTCCTTGAAGAGGCTGATAGCGACGACGTTACCCAGATGATGCAGATGCGGCGCGTGATGGCCGATGGAGGTCGTCTAACTATTGATGAGTCTCGGCTTTGGTCATATCGACTTGCAAAACTTGTTGGTTCAGATGAGGTATCCTCCGACGAGTACGCGAAGTATTTAGATAATCTTGAAGCGATGAATCATGAACGTCGGGAAGAACTCGTAGAACTTACTCTTGAGTCTGATTCTGCATCTGCTAAGGATGCAGTTCAGTTTACCAATGATTACGTTCGTCTTCGACAGGTTGACCGTATTGATAGCGATAACGTCGAAGATAACCTTGAGGATGTCTATCAGCTAGCGCTAACTGGTGATAGTGGGAATTTCGCGGGTGCCGCGTTCGAAGCACGGTATGCCGCAAGTAAAGCGGACGACGTTCTCGCTATCGAGGGTGACCTGAAAGATATCGAGCGAATTGAAAACCGGCCGGGTGATATTGACGTGCTGACCGAGGAAAATGGTGAAAGAATAGGACATGAACTGAAGAGTAGTAGTGACAAAGGTGAAGTTGGCGATATAGTTGAGGGATATGAAGAATTAATCGACAAAGGCGTTGTTGATGATTATAGACTCGTGTTCAAACGCGACCCATCCAATGAGCTAGAACAATACATGGACTCAAACGGAATAAACTACGAGGTTTATACACCCGAAGAGTAA
- a CDS encoding helix-turn-helix transcriptional regulator: protein MTAEALPSLVDLHGFQRDVLFAVRALERDGDPPRGLRVKRRLEATYYEEVHHGRLYQNLDALADQNLVSKGAKDGRANEYTTTEAARTILDAHVRGRAEQVGVELAEDENPDAFPSDETPDGQTELGDTEALPTEGEA from the coding sequence GTGACGGCCGAGGCTCTGCCGTCACTTGTAGACCTCCACGGGTTCCAACGAGACGTACTCTTCGCGGTCCGCGCGCTGGAACGGGACGGCGACCCGCCGCGGGGCCTCCGCGTGAAACGCCGGTTGGAAGCGACGTACTACGAGGAAGTCCATCACGGCCGTCTCTACCAGAATCTCGACGCGCTCGCTGACCAAAACCTCGTCTCGAAAGGCGCGAAAGATGGCCGCGCCAACGAGTACACTACCACCGAGGCGGCGCGCACTATCCTCGACGCGCACGTTCGAGGGCGCGCCGAACAGGTCGGCGTCGAACTCGCCGAAGACGAGAACCCCGACGCCTTCCCGAGCGACGAGACGCCGGACGGCCAGACGGAACTCGGCGACACAGAGGCCCTGCCAACGGAGGGCGAAGCGTAG
- a CDS encoding DUF7344 domain-containing protein yields MSELFEILSHEYRRRILMAVAQHNPQDEDDITSESIADGHEEDSDALDLLHQQLYHTHLPKLADTGFINWDRDTGTITRGSRFEEIRPLLRLMHDHQDELPDDWP; encoded by the coding sequence CTGAGTGAACTGTTCGAGATCCTCAGCCACGAGTACCGCCGCCGCATTCTCATGGCCGTTGCCCAACACAATCCGCAGGACGAGGACGACATCACTTCGGAGTCGATTGCGGATGGGCACGAGGAGGATAGTGACGCACTTGACCTGCTACACCAGCAACTCTACCATACCCACCTCCCAAAACTGGCCGACACAGGATTCATCAATTGGGATCGGGATACCGGTACTATCACCCGCGGCTCTCGGTTCGAGGAGATCAGGCCGCTTCTTAGATTGATGCACGACCATCAGGACGAGTTGCCGGACGACTGGCCGTAA
- a CDS encoding DUF7539 family protein yields MAEFPDERQLVLRARSQLDQWTRSARMEAYTELFEGDQPILTEAELRLLDALDSELEREGGDGVWGTDQYGIHTAGTSSSDTSLGVVCVYHPQITKDSVLRGGDGLDDETEERLNAALWKYSERVATLIEAKLDEFVRETQG; encoded by the coding sequence ATGGCCGAGTTCCCAGACGAACGCCAACTCGTACTACGGGCGCGCTCCCAGTTGGACCAGTGGACGAGAAGTGCCCGGATGGAGGCGTACACTGAACTGTTCGAAGGCGACCAACCAATCCTCACCGAAGCGGAGCTCCGTCTGCTCGACGCGCTCGACTCCGAACTGGAGCGAGAGGGCGGCGATGGTGTCTGGGGAACCGATCAGTACGGAATCCACACGGCCGGGACATCGAGTTCGGATACCTCACTCGGCGTCGTTTGTGTGTACCACCCACAGATCACCAAAGACTCCGTCCTTCGTGGAGGAGACGGGCTCGACGACGAAACCGAAGAGCGGCTCAACGCTGCACTCTGGAAATATAGCGAGCGCGTCGCCACACTCATCGAAGCAAAACTCGACGAGTTCGTCCGTGAGACCCAAGGGTAA
- a CDS encoding SLC13 family permease, with protein sequence MFVVFALILLALVLFATERFPIDVTAILVMVLLMILEPWTQISPREGISGFANPATITVLAMLILSTGINRTGIVQLLGRKMAAFAGANRHKQLAATIGITGPISGLVNNTPVVAILVPVINDLAHNGKTSPSKLLMPLSFASMLGGTLTLIGTSTNILASDLAAQLGAESPELGLHAFGMFEFTKLGLIVFAVGSLYLMTVGVRLLPERIPADEDLVEEYALQEYLADVVVPANSSLIGQTVEEALGDNELDIDVLQLIRYGERFSEPLARKEIRESDTLRLRTNRETLERIMDTEGLTLSGGPRTEDDLHPGEEEPVLVEVVIPSGSFLVGETLASSTFRQRYDANVLAFRTRGDVVRDRFEDIRIRVGDTLLVQAPPDSLTRLVENEDFIVAHEFDEITYRSEKIPFAVGIIAGVVALPALNILPIVVSALAGVVAMVFTGVLKPTELYSSVEWNVIFLLAGVIPLGIALQQTGAAALLGDAVASTAVFLPPIGVLWVFYLATGLLTSVISNNASVVLMIPVAASAAQSIGANAFAFVLAVTFAASTAFMTPVGYQTNLFVYGPGGYTFSDFIRVGAPLQLLLSVVTVLGIAFFWGVRV encoded by the coding sequence ATGTTCGTCGTCTTCGCCCTCATTCTTCTCGCGCTCGTTCTCTTTGCGACCGAACGGTTCCCGATCGACGTCACCGCCATCTTGGTGATGGTGCTGTTGATGATACTTGAACCGTGGACACAGATCTCTCCGCGGGAGGGAATCTCGGGATTTGCGAATCCGGCCACGATCACCGTCTTGGCGATGCTCATCCTGAGTACCGGAATCAACCGGACCGGCATCGTCCAGCTGCTCGGTCGGAAGATGGCCGCGTTCGCGGGGGCCAACCGACACAAGCAACTCGCGGCGACGATTGGCATCACCGGCCCCATCTCGGGCCTCGTCAACAACACGCCGGTCGTCGCGATTCTGGTCCCGGTGATTAACGACCTCGCACACAACGGGAAGACCTCACCGTCGAAATTACTGATGCCGCTGTCGTTCGCCTCAATGCTCGGCGGCACGTTGACACTCATCGGGACGTCGACGAACATCCTCGCGAGCGATCTCGCAGCCCAACTCGGAGCGGAGTCTCCCGAACTTGGTCTGCACGCATTCGGGATGTTCGAGTTCACCAAACTCGGTCTCATCGTGTTCGCGGTCGGCTCCCTCTATCTGATGACGGTTGGCGTTCGACTGCTCCCCGAACGGATTCCCGCCGACGAGGACCTCGTCGAAGAGTACGCCCTCCAAGAGTACCTCGCAGACGTCGTCGTGCCAGCGAACTCGTCGTTGATCGGGCAGACGGTCGAGGAGGCACTGGGAGACAACGAACTCGACATCGACGTGTTACAGCTGATCCGATACGGTGAGCGTTTTTCAGAACCGCTCGCTCGGAAGGAGATCCGCGAGAGCGACACGCTCCGGCTCAGGACGAACCGGGAGACACTCGAACGAATCATGGACACGGAAGGCCTCACATTGTCTGGCGGTCCACGGACCGAAGACGACCTGCACCCCGGTGAGGAAGAACCAGTCCTCGTCGAGGTCGTTATCCCGTCGGGGTCGTTCCTCGTCGGCGAAACCCTCGCCAGTTCGACCTTCAGACAGCGCTACGATGCGAACGTCCTCGCCTTTCGAACCCGTGGTGACGTCGTCCGAGACCGATTCGAGGACATCCGTATCCGGGTCGGTGACACGCTCCTCGTGCAGGCACCGCCCGATAGCCTCACTCGACTCGTCGAGAACGAGGATTTCATCGTCGCCCACGAGTTCGACGAGATAACCTACCGGAGCGAGAAAATCCCGTTCGCCGTCGGCATCATCGCTGGTGTGGTCGCATTGCCAGCACTAAACATTCTCCCAATTGTCGTCTCTGCGTTAGCAGGGGTGGTGGCGATGGTCTTCACTGGCGTCCTGAAACCGACCGAACTCTACTCGTCGGTCGAGTGGAACGTGATCTTCCTGCTCGCAGGCGTCATCCCGCTCGGCATCGCCCTGCAGCAAACCGGGGCTGCGGCGCTGCTCGGCGATGCCGTGGCTTCGACAGCGGTATTCCTGCCGCCAATCGGGGTCCTCTGGGTGTTCTACCTCGCGACCGGGTTGTTGACGAGCGTCATCAGTAACAATGCGAGCGTCGTGTTGATGATTCCGGTGGCTGCCAGCGCGGCCCAGTCGATCGGTGCGAACGCGTTCGCGTTCGTGCTTGCCGTGACGTTCGCCGCCTCGACGGCGTTCATGACGCCGGTCGGCTACCAGACGAACCTCTTCGTCTACGGACCCGGCGGGTACACGTTCTCGGACTTCATTCGCGTCGGTGCGCCGTTACAGTTGCTCCTGTCGGTGGTCACCGTCCTCGGCATCGCGTTCTTCTGGGGTGTCCGTGTGTGA
- a CDS encoding hemolysin family protein gives MVDLISLGGLLLAFFLVVMNGVFVAAEFAFVKVRPTQVNALVERGKPGAALVQEVIQNLDDYLAVSQLGITLSSLGLGWIGEPAVAALIDPVLGQLLPSGTVHLVAFVLGFGFITFLHVVFGELAPKTFAIQKATRVALLVAPLMKFFYYVFVPGIIVFNGTANYFTRLAGVSPASESEETHTESEIKMILTRSEETGHIDLNEVEMIESVFELGDTVAREVMVPQPDVETVTASMPLSELRSVAATGTYTRYLVLDEQEGQPVGFVHVKDILRASETEADRDSITARELAREILAVPETRRIDEILADFQTREEGQMAVVIDEWGVFEGIVTMEDILEEIVGDIQDEFDTRAQEPSIMKQADGTYVVDGGVPIQDVNDRLDTRFESDNVETIGGLVFSRLGRVPEMGDQIDANGYVLQVEVVDDTRIERLVIREAQEIQETDDE, from the coding sequence ATGGTTGATCTGATTTCTCTCGGCGGACTGCTTCTCGCGTTCTTCCTCGTCGTCATGAACGGGGTCTTCGTAGCTGCGGAGTTCGCGTTCGTCAAAGTCCGTCCCACGCAGGTAAACGCACTCGTCGAACGCGGCAAACCGGGGGCAGCACTCGTCCAGGAGGTCATCCAAAATCTGGACGACTATCTGGCTGTCAGTCAACTCGGCATCACGCTCTCCTCGCTGGGTCTCGGCTGGATCGGTGAACCGGCCGTCGCAGCACTCATCGACCCCGTCCTCGGCCAGTTGCTCCCCTCGGGAACGGTCCACCTCGTCGCGTTCGTCCTGGGATTCGGGTTCATCACGTTCCTCCACGTGGTGTTCGGCGAACTCGCCCCGAAGACGTTCGCCATCCAGAAGGCCACGCGTGTCGCGCTCCTCGTCGCCCCACTCATGAAGTTCTTCTACTACGTGTTCGTGCCCGGCATCATCGTCTTCAACGGAACGGCCAACTACTTCACCCGCCTCGCTGGTGTCTCCCCGGCGTCCGAGAGCGAGGAAACCCACACCGAATCTGAGATCAAGATGATCCTCACCCGCTCGGAGGAGACGGGACACATCGACCTCAACGAAGTCGAGATGATCGAGAGCGTCTTCGAACTCGGGGATACGGTCGCCCGCGAGGTCATGGTTCCACAACCAGACGTGGAAACCGTGACTGCCTCGATGCCCCTGTCGGAACTCCGGTCGGTTGCCGCAACCGGGACCTACACGCGCTACCTCGTGCTCGACGAGCAAGAGGGGCAACCAGTTGGCTTCGTCCACGTCAAAGACATCCTCCGAGCGAGCGAAACCGAGGCGGATCGTGACTCGATCACCGCTCGCGAACTCGCACGAGAGATCCTCGCAGTCCCGGAGACGCGACGGATCGACGAGATCCTCGCCGACTTTCAGACGCGTGAGGAAGGACAGATGGCCGTCGTAATCGACGAATGGGGTGTCTTCGAGGGTATAGTAACCATGGAGGATATTCTTGAGGAAATCGTCGGTGACATTCAGGACGAATTCGACACACGAGCCCAAGAACCATCCATCATGAAGCAAGCCGACGGGACGTACGTCGTCGATGGAGGAGTCCCCATTCAGGACGTGAATGACCGGCTCGACACTCGGTTCGAGAGCGACAACGTCGAGACAATCGGTGGATTGGTCTTCAGTCGTCTCGGCAGAGTTCCTGAAATGGGCGATCAGATCGACGCGAACGGGTACGTTCTTCAGGTCGAGGTCGTCGATGATACTCGAATCGAACGACTCGTGATTCGAGAGGCACAGGAAATACAGGAGACGGACGACGAGTGA
- a CDS encoding DUF5789 family protein codes for MADDRNGRDKQARDAERRQQERDLATELERGDEKEPPVEAAELGDFEAELEAMNFPATGTEIVAALGDRAIESVEGSYTVEDLVPETDEETFDTPAAVRVQVQRPTVAAAMKRVVESSETLRNTEFSWTQRKAYEMTFQELAAIDADDDDEGITAISDWIVDHIGEKEKLPTSRAVRRQAAKFCRANGYQVRVDEWLGI; via the coding sequence ATGGCAGATGATAGAAACGGTCGAGACAAGCAAGCGCGAGACGCTGAGAGACGCCAGCAAGAGCGTGACCTTGCCACGGAACTGGAGCGAGGAGACGAAAAAGAGCCACCGGTCGAGGCGGCGGAACTCGGCGATTTCGAGGCGGAACTCGAAGCAATGAACTTCCCGGCGACGGGGACCGAGATCGTCGCGGCGCTCGGCGACCGCGCAATAGAATCGGTCGAGGGGAGCTACACGGTCGAGGATCTCGTCCCGGAGACGGACGAGGAGACGTTCGACACCCCGGCCGCCGTGCGAGTGCAGGTACAGCGGCCGACAGTTGCCGCGGCGATGAAACGAGTCGTCGAATCCAGTGAGACGCTTCGAAATACGGAGTTCAGTTGGACACAGCGCAAAGCGTACGAGATGACGTTTCAGGAACTCGCAGCGATCGACGCCGATGACGACGACGAAGGGATCACAGCCATCAGCGACTGGATCGTCGACCACATCGGCGAGAAAGAAAAACTCCCGACGTCCCGGGCTGTGCGCCGACAAGCGGCGAAGTTCTGTCGGGCGAACGGCTATCAGGTTCGGGTCGACGAGTGGCTCGGCATCTAG